From Aedes albopictus strain Foshan chromosome 1, AalbF5, whole genome shotgun sequence, one genomic window encodes:
- the LOC109410332 gene encoding zinc finger protein 99: MDSLSCFMCGQNADKFHSISETGSELELSISNIICQHFWFQKDVLRTAIICEPCWQTVDQFHRYYQDVKQYHEQLAEPNSICIKQEQLESIVEVEQSRIKAEVSSDDESNVAIAEETNQRSSEADQDVEELPGNLGFESQQQMEDSLIRQHLPYNCDECSVTFESFLSMRRHMIDFHGQKYVKCCGVQYTSRHLLFEHVEAVFNPKAFKCDLCTRSFKSRLGYTKHKQLCHSRLFTCDQCPKQFPSKFQLKRHIENHTRFKSGIFTCETCGKCFHKYVLLKEHIDAVHEKNENHVCDICSESFTRKMMLKEHRLTHDYSPDQLKKQCPICKRWQKNVRLWKIHVDRHKGDGEQQCDQCDHVSINLSALKRHIERMHERKMDCPCDLCGKVYANQHTLREHVARAHTKEPLYQCRFCDKKFFSSPRMYTHRKAAHPKEWQEYITTKFGIDEAEAGEGASSK, from the exons ATGGATAGTTTGTCCTGTTTTATGTGTGGTCAAAACGCTGATAAATTTCACTCCATATCAGAGACTGGAAGTGAACTGGAGCTCAGCATTAGTAACATTATCTGCCAGCATTTTTGGTTTCAG AAGGATGTCCTGCGCACTGCCATCATCTGTGAGCCCTGCTGGCAAACGGTTGACCAATTCCATCGCTACTATCAAGACGTGAAGCAATACCATGAGCAACTAGCGGAACCGAACTCTATTTGCATCAAACAGGAACAGCTTGAATCGATAGTTGAGGTCGAACAAAGCAGGATCAAAGCAGAAGTCTCTTCCGATGATGAAAGTAATGTCGCGATTGCAGAGGAAACCAACCAACGGTCGTCAGAAGCTGATCAGGATGTTGAGGAACTACCTGGGAACCTGGGTTTTGAGTCACAGCAGCAAATGGAAGACAGTCTCATCAGACAGCATTTGCCCTACAATTGTGACGAGTGTTCTGTAACATTTGAGAGTTTCCTCTCGATGCGTCGCCATATGATCGACTTCCATGGTCAAAAGTACGTCAAGTGCTGCGGTGTCCAGTATACCAGCCGACACTTACTGTTTGAACACGTTGAGGCCGTGTTCAACCCGAAAGCGTTCAAGTGCGACCTTTGCACTAGATCGTTCAAGTCACGCTTGGGATACACTAAACACAAGCAGCTATGCCATTCGAGACTATTCACTTGTGATCAGTGCCCGAAACAGTTCCCTTCTAAATTTCAGCTTAAGCGCCACATTGAAAATCATACACGGTTTAAGAGTGGGATATTTACATGCGAAACCTGCGGTAAATGTTTCCATAAATATGTCTTGCTGAAAGAGCATATAGACGCTGTTCACGAGAAGAACGAAAACCACGTCTGTGATATTTGCTCGGAATCGTTTACCAGAAAAATGATGCTCAAAGAGCATCGACTGACTCACGATTACAGCCCGGATCAGCTGAAGAAGCAATGTCCTATTTGTAAACGGTGGCAGAAAAATGTGCGACTGTGGAAGATCCATGTGGATCGACACAAAGGTGACGGCGAGCAGCAGTGTGACCAATGCGATCACGTTTCGATCAATTTGAGTGCGCTGAAGAGGCACATTGAACGGATGCATGAGCGGAAAATGGATTGTCCTTGCGATTTGTGCGGTAAAGTATACGCAAACCAACACACATTGAGGGAACACGTTGCCAGGGCCCATACAAAAGAACCGCTGTATCAGTGTCGGTTCTGCGATAAAAAGTTTTTCTCTAGCCCCCGAATGTACACGCATAGAAAGGCGGCCCACCCGAAGGAATGGCAGGAGTACATCACAACCAAGTTTGGCATCGATGAAGCAGAAGCAGGAGAAGGCGCGAGCTCCAAATGA
- the LOC115269111 gene encoding transcription factor grauzone-like: MSATADCFMCGGKTEKFRLMSQPWPQQSNRESELGIGYIVCQHFWFEEDVLRTGAICEPCWHKVDQFHRYYQRVKNHHNNVLDPMPIFIKQEEIEIETPEAFVHQESADGQVKQEPSLGGKGEVDIVEEPDGETSSKPKLRRFRITAKQKERDDFIQQHKPYHCDDCPELKFDSFSASLRHAFVAHDRSYVTCCNMQFNRRNILFQHVQSAINPEAFKCEICGKAYRLHYIYVRHKLEVHPTEDQLKFKCDRCPKRFSYEVYLKRHMSRHVALESESAKCEICARCFGSKLTLQDHIEAVHKKTHNYICEICSKSFFRLQALQHHRMTHDFRGEELKRQCPICKRWQKNPRSWKKHMGRHGAGSRKCDQCGHVAVNVASLKEHIERRHVRNQKYVCDLCGKEYSRPVTLKEHIANAHGGEPLYQCRFCDKKFFSNATMYGHRKKAHPKELEEYFRTKYDEKDETEGDDEGKV, encoded by the exons ATGAGTGCCACCGCGGATTGTTTCATGTGTGGTGGAAAAACGGAGAAATTCCGCCTTATGTCGCAACCTTGGCCGCAACAGAGTAACAGAGAGTCCGAACTCGGCATTGGCTACATCGTATGCCAGCATTTCTGGTTTGAG GAAGATGTCCTGCGAACTGGCGCCATATGTGAGCCCTGCTGGCACAAAGTGGACCAGTTCCATCGCTACTACCAGAGGGTGAAGAACCACCACAACAATGTGCTGGATCCGATGCCGATTTTTATCAAACAGGAGGAGATTGAAATCGAAACTCCGGAAGCATTCGTCCACCAGGAATCAGCGGATGGACAGGTGAAACAAGAACCTTCACTA GGTGGAAAGGGTGAAGTTGACATTGTGGAGGAACCTGATGGTGAGACTTCATCCAAACCCAAGCTGAGAAGGTTTAGAATAACTGCGAAGCAGAAGGAGAGGGACGATTTTATCCAACAGCATAAGCCGTACCATTGCGACGATTGTCCTGAATTGAAGTTTGATAGTTTCTCTGCGAGTCTTCGTCATGCTTTCGTAGCTCATGACAGGTCGTACGTGACGTGCTGTAATATGCAGTTCAACCGTCGGAACATCCTGTTTCAACACGTCCAGTCGGCGATCAATCCCGAGGCATTCAAATGCGAAATTTGCGGGAAAGCCTACCGATTGCACTACATCTACGTTCGGCATAAGCTGGAAGTCCACCCGACCGAGGATCAGCTAAAATTCAAATGTGACCGATGCCCGAAGCGTTTCTCCTACGAAGTCTATCTGAAACGGCACATGTCGCGACATGTAGCATTGGAGAGCGAGTCGGCCAAATGCGAAATCTGCGCCAGAtgcttcgggtcgaaattgacctTGCAGGATCACATCGAAGCGGTCCACAAGAAGACTCACAACTACATCTGCGAGATATGCTCGAAAAGTTTCTTCCGGCTACAAGCCCTCCAGCATCATCGGATGACCCACGACTTCCGGGGAGAAGAGCTGAAGCGACAGTGTCCCATCTGCAAGCGATGGCAGAAGAATCCCCGTAGCTGGAAGAAGCATATGGGTCGACACGGGGCCGGATCGCGCAAGTGTGACCAATGCGGACACGTTGCGGTCAATGTGGCTTCGCTCAAGGAGCACATCGAGCGACGGCACGTACGGAACCAGAAGTATGTGTGCGATCTGTGTGGGAAGGAGTATTCGCGGCCGGTCACACTGAAGGAACACATTGCCAATGCCCACGGAGGAGAACCGTTGTACCAGTGCCGGTTCTGCGACAAAAAGTTCTTCTCCAATGCCACCATGTACGGGCACCGGAAGAAGGCCCACCCGAAGGAGCTGGAGGAGTACTTCCGGACCAAGTACGACGAAAAGGACGAGACGGAAGGGGACGACGAGGGTAAGGTTTAG